The Alnus glutinosa chromosome 8, dhAlnGlut1.1, whole genome shotgun sequence DNA segment TAGTCATTCCCATAAAAAGTAGGAGTGAGCAAATCATCCCCGCAGAACCCACCCATCCCCACAGAGCCTtaaacccgcacccatggtgcgggcCACGGGGGTTTATTTGGGCTCCCAGCGCGGTGCGGGGGGGGCCCTTGAAATTTCTCGAGTCCCCGCCCCTCCCCgcagattttgaaaaaaaaaaaaaaaaaaaaaaaagcagaaaaatgtaaaaaacacaAGCAGGCCAGGCCTGCAGGTTAAAGCAGCCATTGCAGGCTTACAGCCCTTTGGGCTTTGGCCCCTTTCAATTTTTCTGACTTTTCTATccttctaagttctaacaatctaacctaaccctaagtTCTAACTTCTAAGTTCTATCCTTCTAAGCGTCGTAGCCTGCAATCCCAGCATCACGCTGTCACGCCCTCACGGCCTGCAcgagtgatgagtgccaaatattgtatatttgggctccttaatttacattagttaacatttagctttgttattttctgatgttttggttagtttttgcgtttttgcgtttttgcaggacattaagagaaaaatagtaattttcaagtgaaaatgcataaaaaactggaaattcggaattgctgggaagtcgatcgatcgatcgaaaattgcccgatgtcgattgatcgattataaaatcgatcgatcgaatttatgcggagctggaatttcagaaaccctagctaactctataaataccattcttttctcattttttgaaCGGGGAGGCCGCTTGGGAACGCCCTAGGtgccgttctcactgtagtttagggtttttgggttgattttgacctagaacttccatattttgtaagtttctttcattttaatggattattgttgtttatttatgctttctttaattatgtgtagctgaaatttcgtctaggggtgatgatgaaacctcaccattgaagagaaactgagtttccatgcttgtttatgctatttgagattatgggttttgatttctcattgttctacttcgattattgagattattgttggatatctcttgtgatttccggatacaagtgatgatttgatatagtttcattaaattgatggcttgagttttcatttattaaaatgttggatattcgttgtgtttcattccatggatacatttgatgatttagtcaaaactagatatcttttgtgatttgtgcaagtatggattcatcgaatgatttaaacaatttttgaagcaaagtaaagcatacctaagttttgcatgtgaaaacttcaaatgtgtgtgatgagcatgggaataggttgctatgatttggtgactgtggattccaaaaccctagacccatttattttcattatttttgtttatgttttcttttgttaaaaatcactaaatttggaattaggttaaaatatgattagtttgaatagatattaatttttgcaacacaattccctgtgggatcgacctcgcacttgcaaaacattatattacaaacgattcgtgcacttgcgagattattataatttgcacaacaacgAGCACGGCCCTCGTTGCCTCACGCCCTCACCGCCCCGCACGCACGGACACACCCGCAGTCGTCTCAAGCATACGGCATACCTATTCAACTACATGTTCAATTTTTTACTCTCTTTCTCTTACACATAGCCACACAATTTCCTTTCCTATTTTTTTGATTGCTTGCTGAGAAAACAAGGGAGTGCAAAGGAAACTAGAGAAGTTTGAGTGAtgtgatttattcttctttttgctttctttctgGGAAGGGAAAAAAGAGTGAGAGAACCTACATTGAGCCTTAAACAGCGAAAGAGAATTAATATTAGTTTTCAATCACATACAGATTATTTGTGATAGTGCATATtgttttgaagtttttgtttttatttttatttttctttttacttaagAGTCTACTGATCAAAAACATTATGTATTCTTACAAATTTGTGATAAGTTACTACATAACCATTCTAGAGCATTTTACTATTTTTGTTGTTCTACAAGCTTTGTGTCCGTTTGGCTATTGATGTGTATTATTTAGAATGGGTTCTAAAGATTAGTAAAAGTATAGCAATTACTTTTGAACATCTggttctattttattttttttcaattttttatgaggcataacccgcggggatccctgCATAACCGTAGGGATCCCCGCCCCATCCCCACCCGCCTCGTGCGAGTGCATGGGGTTATCAGCGGGGTGCGGGTTCCCTTTGCTCTGCAGGGCGGGGTCGAAAAATccccatccccccccccccccccatgctcagccctaataAAAAGAATGGTTATTCCAATGCCTAGCAACTAAACAAAGGAAAGGCTATTCTAATAGCCATTCCATTTTAGGGGGCTATTCCACATACCAAACTTTTGATAAAAGGcataggaatagctattccattttCATAGTTTGATAAGATTCTTAGCCTTGTAATAGTCATTCCCATGGAAATTAGATTCGTTAtgctcaacaactccaacaaGCCCTAAAGTATCTTGCCGCCtattatttcttaaattgaaGAATAATCATTCATCTAAAAAATGATAGGAATATCTATTTCTTTATTAATACACtatattttcccaaaaaattcacaataatttttattttattttttacttttagaaTCCACTACCGGTCGCCAAAGTTTGTTGGAATCCGCTATCGGCCACCGGAGTTCCACCTTCTTAAACAAACAGAGCCtcaattttaattcttttttatagGTCTTTTAGTATTTTGGTTTAATTCCAGCGAGAgaatgtgttgtcaccaaattgATGAATATGAATAGATATTTCATTTCACATTCATCTATTCTTAtcaataactattcattttcctaatgggaTAACCATTTCATACACTAAACGCCTCCCAACTTTCAGAACTAAATATTGTCTATTTGTGGATATTCTCATGCTAAGTACTTGTGTTCGATCTCTTCTCCACTCATTTTTCACATGACCAACTTCCTCTACCTTTTCTCTACGTGGAGTTTATAATTCACCTTATTTTCTCCATCACTTTTCGtaggcataaatatataatcATTATTGTAGGAACGGGCTCAATTTCAAGAAAGAAGATAaattaaagggataattgcaccgttggtccctgtggtataccataattattttttactccctatggtttaaaaagttcatgggaggtcctcgtgatatgcaataattacaaatcgatccctggcgtcaaattctgttaaattttttaacagattccgtcaaatgccacgtcagcgacacgtgtcgccaataagatagcgacacgtgtccaccgtaataaaaaaatacaatttttttttaaaataaaaatacttattttttttaaaaaaaaaaatcaaaaataaaatcaaaaataaaaaaaaacaaaaaaaaaaaaactgaaggggccggccatccctttgggggtggcctggccgcccccagccactgggggtggccgctttttttaaaaaataagtatttttatttttttaaaaaaaattatatttttttattacggtggacacgtgttgccatcttattggcgacacgtgtcgatgacgtggcatttgacggaatctgttaaaaaatttaacagaatttgacgccagggatcgatttgtaattattgcatatcacgaggacctcccataaactttttaaaccatagggagtgaaaaataattatgatatactacagggactaacggtgcaattatccctaaattaAAGGGCGGCTTTTATAGAAATAACAATTAGACCTCCaagtatattttaatttttcaatttttttacaaagagCATAATCAAATTAACGGACATATTAGCTAGTTTATAGTGCAAAAGTTTAGTAAATCaaacaattttaaaacaaaaagaaacaataaaaactagaaaattatcttataatacaaataatagAAGAacctattattaaaaaaaaaaaaaaaaaactacaattggAAGTCATCGATGCAATTGACGATAAAACCATAAAAACAACCACTTATTTTTGGTAGAGAAGTGCGTGGCTAACATGGCTCTTCcactgatgtcaaagatgttggGAGACTCCAGTCATGCCATGCTGTCTATTTGTCCTTCAACTCTCACACTTTTTCACGGACAAACCCACAAAAAAAGGAATCTCATTGTCCTGAAAATTCTTTCAGAAGCAATGTGTTTCCCAACCTAAGCTATAATTCAATATATAGTTTAAGAGAAATTCTACATATACTTCCGCTCTCACACTCTCAAATAAGTTAAATGTACACTCCCacacgtgacagtaaaaatcactaCTGAATTTTGAATCTAGTAGTAATTTTGACTGTCACGTAAGCGAATGTATATTTAATCCAAAATTGACGcagtagaaattaaaataaacagaaaattaaagagataaaCATTTGCTAACCTGGAGTCTCACCAAACTAGTAATAGGGAAGAAAAAACCAGCATTTCACTGGCTTTGGCagcgtctcaccaccaaaagatAAATGAGTCACACCTTAAGAAacacaaacatatttttttattccatcatcatcttattacaagagaacattacacttaaatagacaCTCTAACCCTAACCTTGATGTGACTGACTTTGGGCCAAGGGCAAATCccacttttaaaatgataaataactTAAACTAACATGACTAACTGTGGGCCaagtttattattaaattacaaacagaaactaataatttaattaaaattaaataacatatttattcttttctcatcCAGCGTCATATATCCTTGTTAATTATACAATTTACCGGAGCTTTGAACAAATTCAAGCATACCCACAATATCCAAACTCGCATTTATGACCACGCGCACACTTTTTATTGCACTTGCCACAGTGTTCAACGTTGTAAGCAGTGTCGACGCAGGTTCCACTGCAACAACGTTGTCCATGCTTGCACTTATTCCCACATCGCCCGCAGTTGTTCTTATCCCCAAGAACGTTGCGGCAATGCTTCTTGCAGCAACGGAGAAGGCTCGCCCCGTTGTTTGCCGATATCCCATTGCATACGTTGTGAGCGATGGGATCACAACGCGTACCTTTCTTTATCACAGTGGCCAAAAACCGGCTTCTTGATCTGAGATTGGCCAGTGGGGAGTCGACAACGTACTGATCATCTTCATCGTCTTCGGTATCGTTTGAGAAGGCTGAATGAGAGTGCAAAGATAGGAGAATGAGAATTAGTAGGGAGAGCATGGGTGCACGGTTGAGGAGAGTGCAAGCCATTCTCTGATGAGCTGTTGAGGATGATTGCCCGTCTGAGTGCAAGTTAAGGAACACGTACAGTGGGCATTATAAAGCTGCAAGGCTTTGATAAAATATTGCAAGATCTAAAAggaatggaatatatatatagtatttaacTCAATCATCACCTCCCATGTCATTGTTGCCCTAGGCTCAACATCTAGCAAGACCTCTAATTAATAACTGGCCATCAGATCGATGCATAAGATTTACACAAATTAACTGCAAATTTGTGCATGCCTCAAAATATCCTAATGACCTCTGGAGATGTAAACGGTTGAATATTCCTCAAAACTCTCGATGAGTGCATATATAATTAGGTCTTCAATGGCAAATGTTATGGCAAAACAAACCTTTGGAGCATTAGGCCTccaatttttacttttcttattCACCAAGTAAGATAAGGTACGGTGTTAAAATTGCATGAATCAAAAGGCATACTTTTTTTGGCCTTTCGGAGGACAGATTTAGATTAAATTCCTTTTTCTCAAATTCCttaattagattttattttacaaaaaattatcaaattaattataagatagatgatgacaatatatatatttttatttatcttattgGATATAAGAGTCATCATTTCTAAATGACTGTCCACATGCATATTAATTTGATTAtctactctctttttttttttctttttgaaaacaATCACACATTCCATTCATTAATGATAATAAACTTAAACACAACATTAAGCATTTACAATATCCATAACACATTGAGGAGCATCTTCAATGTGAATCCCTTATTCTCTTTCAGAGAGTCCAAGCTTAGCAAGCAAATGAGCAATAACATTTGCCTCCCGCCTTGCATGGGACACCCCCTCCATTGTTGAAAGGATTTAGCACATGCATGCAAGCATCATCAATTAATTGCTCATAGAGACACCAGTTTTTGCAATCCTATCTAAATCTTAATGCTTGTACCGCTTGTATTGTGTCTCCTTCCACTTTCACCTTTTGTCACCCCATTTCTTTAGCAAAAGGAATTgatcttaaaacaataaaagattCTGCAACAGCGCTAGCTGGATCAACAATATTACTCTTTGGATATTGCAAAGTAGCCAACACCTCCCCCTAAGGATCCCAAACAATCACCCCGATTTATTGAATATATAGTGATCGAACTcgttaaatgatttatttattggcATAAGAAAACCTAACAACTTTCACATAAACACCTTTACCTATGTTTTCTCCTTTTTGAAACCATGTTTATCATAATccatcaaaattaattaattttttttaaaaaaaaaaaaaaaaaaaaaaatccgtaaACCTCTAAATTGATAAGTGTAGAAGATGACTATTACCTCCAAAAACATCTCATGTAAGTGTCATGAATTTATCTTTGTTTGATATTTCAAaatatacaacaaaataaagatctaaaaaaacataagaaaaattACTAAAGTAATACCTGGGGTTTAAGCTTGTATCAAATTGATACATGGGgtgtaaaaattataataaaaatcctCATGGTAAGTTTATTTGTATCAAATTTACCCTTTTGCATGTCCAATTCAAAGAGGATGGTTGCCATTTACGAGGATTGTCGGCCACCACCCCCTCAATGAGAGgctatttctctcttcttcttcttcctcctcttcttcttcttcttgtaatttcagagagtataattttttaaaagttatgcccgaaaaataaatgaaagtggATGAAATAAACAATTTACTACAAAATTTTTATCATAAGAATATCTAAGATAATTTATATATCATAAATATCAATTTGATACAAAACTAAGttggaaaaatcaatttaggTTATGTTTGGGTGTTAGATTATATTGTATTACATTATATTATGTTTGAAAATGTTGTTTGGGtaggtttttaaaatttaaattgtattCGGGTTTTAGCCGATCCACTTTTCGACTAGTTGTTTTaacccaattaaaaaaaaaaaaaaaaaaattaacccaactcaataataataataataataaaaaggaaaaaataaaaacccttgGTGGAAAAGCTACCCTCAAAGTtaatgggggtggctcaaccaaTTTTTGGAGGTGGCTTGGTCACCCCCGTCTGATTCGAGGGTGGCTCAACTACCCCAAAAAGAGCAGCTAGGGGTGGTTTGGTCACATCCAAGCGGTTTCAAGGGTGGTCGGCCACTCCAGTCTAATTCGGGGGTGGTCGATTATCCCCTGTGGGGTAGCAGAGCAGCTATTAGGGGTGGTACGAAAAccaaccttttaaaaaaaaaattagttttttagttttataataatataataaaaatcatttatatatatatatatttctcaattatattcaatttaattcacattttcaaacatctttttcaaattttattttagattctctaaaccattcaaacataattttaaaactcaaatttttttagtattcacaattttaaatattgtaaAATATAATCAAATATAGTACAAAAATATTGAACACCCAAACATGTCCATAGTAATTCTCCAtaacaaaggaaaaatattagAACTTCTTCTAGTGTCATTCTGAGATTCTTCTATACTGGCATGGCaccttatttttaataaaaaaattttaaaaaaaattaca contains these protein-coding regions:
- the LOC133876022 gene encoding protein GRIM REAPER, which codes for MACTLLNRAPMLSLLILILLSLHSHSAFSNDTEDDEDDQYVVDSPLANLRSRSRFLATVIKKGTRCDPIAHNVCNGISANNGASLLRCCKKHCRNVLGDKNNCGRCGNKCKHGQRCCSGTCVDTAYNVEHCGKCNKKCARGHKCEFGYCGYA